In Gordonia crocea, the following are encoded in one genomic region:
- the ligA gene encoding NAD-dependent DNA ligase LigA, protein MDNGDAQREWNDLAEQVRDHQFRYYVRDAPIVSDAEFDELFRKLQALEEAHPELAVPDSPTKLVGGGFATDFTAVDHLERMLSLDNVFDDDEMRAWVERTDAAAGAKVPFLCELKIDGVALNLVYEKGRLVRAATRGDGRTGEDVTLNARSIADIPDALTPSEKYPVPEVLEVRGEVFFRLADFEALNASLVEAGKAPFANPRNSAAGSLRQKNPAITAQRRLGMICHGVGFTQGWRPESLHDAYLALGEWGLPVSTHTSRVDDSAQVLERIAYWGEHRHDVEHEIDGIVVKVDDFGVQRRLGSTSRAPRWAIAYKYPPEEVTTKLLDIRVGVGRTGRVTPYAFMEPVLVAGSTVARATLHNESEVKRKGVLIGDTVTIRKAGDVIPEVLGPVVDLRDGTERAFVMPVNCPECGAPLRPEKDSDVDIRCPNAQTCPAQLRERLFHLASRGSFDIEALGYEAASALLTAGIITNEGDLFGLGPDDLVKADLFVTKSGALSANGKRLLDNLEKAKHVPLWRVLVGLSIRHVGPTAARGLATEFGSLDAIDAADEERLAATDGVGAILAKSIRDWFAVDWHREIVEKWRAAGVSMVDERDETIERTLEGKTIVVTGSLVDFSRDGAKEAIIARGGKASGSVSKKTDYVVVGESPGSKADKAEQLGVPILDEDGFKRLLETGQS, encoded by the coding sequence GTGGATAACGGCGATGCGCAGCGCGAATGGAACGATCTGGCCGAGCAGGTCCGCGACCATCAATTCCGCTACTACGTGCGGGATGCGCCGATTGTTTCCGACGCCGAGTTCGACGAGCTGTTCCGCAAACTGCAGGCGCTTGAGGAGGCCCACCCCGAGCTGGCCGTTCCCGACTCGCCGACGAAGCTCGTGGGCGGCGGGTTCGCCACCGACTTCACCGCCGTCGACCACCTGGAGCGGATGCTGTCGTTGGACAACGTCTTCGACGACGACGAGATGCGCGCGTGGGTCGAGCGGACCGATGCCGCCGCCGGCGCCAAGGTGCCGTTTCTCTGCGAGCTGAAGATCGACGGTGTCGCGCTCAACCTGGTCTATGAGAAGGGCAGGCTCGTGCGCGCCGCCACCCGCGGCGACGGGCGCACGGGTGAGGACGTCACCCTCAACGCGCGCAGCATCGCCGACATCCCCGACGCGCTGACGCCGTCGGAGAAGTACCCGGTCCCCGAGGTGCTCGAAGTCCGCGGCGAGGTCTTCTTCCGCCTCGCCGACTTCGAAGCCCTCAACGCCTCGCTGGTCGAGGCGGGCAAGGCGCCGTTCGCCAACCCGCGCAACAGTGCGGCCGGATCGCTGCGGCAGAAGAACCCGGCGATCACCGCGCAGCGCCGGCTCGGAATGATCTGCCACGGTGTCGGCTTCACGCAGGGCTGGCGCCCGGAGAGCCTGCACGACGCCTACCTCGCCCTGGGCGAGTGGGGGCTGCCGGTCTCGACGCACACCAGCCGCGTCGACGATTCGGCCCAGGTGCTTGAGCGCATCGCCTATTGGGGCGAGCACCGCCACGACGTCGAGCACGAGATCGACGGCATCGTGGTGAAAGTCGACGACTTCGGCGTGCAGCGGCGCCTCGGGTCGACCTCGCGTGCGCCGCGCTGGGCGATCGCCTACAAGTACCCGCCCGAGGAGGTCACCACCAAGCTCCTCGACATCCGCGTCGGCGTCGGCCGCACGGGCCGCGTCACGCCGTACGCGTTCATGGAGCCGGTCCTCGTCGCCGGGTCGACCGTCGCGCGCGCCACGCTGCACAACGAGTCCGAGGTCAAGCGCAAGGGCGTGCTGATCGGCGACACGGTCACCATCCGCAAAGCCGGCGACGTGATCCCCGAGGTGCTCGGCCCGGTCGTCGACCTGCGCGACGGGACCGAGCGCGCCTTCGTGATGCCGGTGAATTGCCCCGAATGCGGGGCGCCGTTGCGCCCGGAGAAGGACTCCGACGTCGACATCCGCTGTCCGAATGCACAGACCTGTCCGGCCCAGCTGCGGGAGCGGTTGTTCCACCTGGCTTCGCGCGGTTCCTTCGACATCGAAGCACTCGGGTATGAGGCGGCGTCGGCACTGCTGACGGCCGGGATCATCACCAACGAAGGCGACCTGTTCGGCTTGGGCCCGGATGATCTGGTCAAGGCCGACCTGTTCGTCACCAAGTCCGGCGCCCTCTCGGCCAACGGCAAGCGTCTGCTGGACAACCTGGAGAAGGCCAAGCACGTCCCGCTGTGGCGGGTGCTCGTCGGTTTGTCGATCCGCCACGTGGGGCCCACGGCGGCGCGCGGGCTCGCCACCGAGTTCGGCTCGCTGGACGCGATCGACGCCGCCGACGAGGAGCGGTTGGCCGCCACCGACGGCGTCGGGGCCATCCTCGCCAAGTCCATCCGTGACTGGTTCGCCGTGGACTGGCACCGAGAGATCGTCGAGAAGTGGCGGGCCGCAGGCGTTTCGATGGTCGACGAGCGTGACGAGACCATCGAGCGGACGTTGGAGGGCAAGACCATCGTCGTCACCGGTTCCCTGGTGGACTTCTCCCGCGACGGGGCCAAGGAGGCCATCATCGCGCGCGGGGGCAAGGCATCGGGATCGGTCTCGAAGAAGACCGACTACGTCGTCGTCGGTGAATCACCCGGGTCGAAGGCCGACAAGGCCGAGCAGTTGGGCGTCCCGATTCTCGACGAGGACGGGTTCAAGCGGCTGCTGGAGACCGGTCAATCCTGA
- a CDS encoding PQQ-dependent sugar dehydrogenase: MSADSTVDAARPRRRARAVGSGRRAGLALGAVVAVLLTVGLSGCADFSKEDAERNAGPFSKNNESFEVKRPPKTPPRPRPGLPSPPPGPCVDPDPNVITTCLQSTASLLPGDATGESTIVAERSTGKIISARRFSPHKVVQSIPGVDASGDGGLIDFAPSPTYREDRLIYAYITTATDNRIVRIAAGDVPKPILTGIPKGRTGNLGSMFFRSRGELVVATGDAGNPAAANDPASLAGKVLLVTSFSSGANPRPKILASGVGSNPALCPSNDSIFLVDGTSNADRLAQLSGKSLRTVWSWPDKPGLGGCAVTAGTIAVSTIRTQRIETLQEPTPEKPSVDKPVTVLEKRYGAIGRMTAVGNGVVQFATVNKQYGPKVVSQDERVVRFVVQAGGGGAESRM, from the coding sequence ATGTCCGCCGATTCCACTGTCGACGCCGCACGCCCTCGGCGCCGAGCCCGCGCCGTGGGATCTGGGCGCCGTGCCGGGTTGGCGCTGGGCGCCGTCGTCGCGGTCCTGCTCACCGTGGGCCTCAGCGGGTGTGCCGATTTCAGCAAGGAAGACGCCGAGCGCAACGCCGGACCGTTCTCCAAGAACAATGAGTCTTTCGAGGTCAAGCGGCCGCCGAAGACCCCGCCGCGACCGCGCCCCGGGCTGCCGTCACCGCCGCCCGGACCGTGTGTCGATCCCGATCCCAATGTGATCACCACCTGCCTGCAATCGACGGCGAGCCTGCTGCCCGGCGACGCCACCGGCGAGTCGACCATCGTCGCCGAGCGGTCCACCGGCAAGATCATCTCCGCACGCCGGTTCTCGCCGCACAAGGTCGTCCAGTCGATCCCCGGCGTCGACGCCTCCGGCGACGGTGGCCTCATCGACTTCGCGCCGTCGCCGACCTATCGCGAAGACCGGCTGATCTACGCCTACATCACCACCGCCACCGACAACCGGATCGTCCGCATCGCCGCGGGCGACGTCCCCAAGCCGATCCTCACCGGTATCCCCAAGGGGCGCACCGGGAACCTGGGGTCGATGTTCTTCCGGTCGCGCGGCGAGTTGGTCGTCGCCACCGGTGACGCCGGGAACCCGGCCGCGGCCAACGACCCGGCGTCGCTGGCGGGCAAGGTGCTGCTGGTGACGAGCTTCTCCTCCGGCGCCAACCCCCGGCCGAAGATCCTCGCCTCGGGCGTCGGGTCGAACCCGGCGCTGTGCCCGTCCAACGACTCCATCTTCCTGGTGGACGGCACCTCCAACGCCGACCGCCTGGCCCAGCTGTCGGGCAAGTCGCTGCGCACGGTGTGGTCCTGGCCGGACAAGCCGGGCCTCGGCGGCTGCGCGGTGACCGCGGGCACGATCGCGGTGTCGACCATCCGCACGCAGCGGATCGAGACCCTGCAGGAGCCCACCCCGGAGAAGCCGTCGGTGGACAAGCCGGTCACGGTGCTGGAGAAGCGCTACGGCGCGATCGGCCGGATGACCGCCGTCGGCAACGGGGTGGTCCAGTTCGCGACGGTCAACAAACAGTACGGCCCCAAGGTCGTCTCCCAGGACGAGCGCGTCGTGCGCTTCGTCGTCCAGGCCGGCGGCGGGGGCGCCGAAAGCCGGATGTGA
- a CDS encoding amino acid-binding protein translates to MGPMSYLLRVTIDDRPGSLGQLAMALGGVGADIISLEVVERGSGWAVDDIVVELPIGALPDTLITAAAQSGAHVDSVRPYAGVLDTHRELELVDHVATARGNRLQTLVDDAPAVLRASWASVVARTDSGTTLTVCGSSGTPETPLAAAEWLPLSAAAVVDPGENGIPQSWRDSDTRLVAAPLDGTNRALLLGRVGGPDFRPAEVARLGYLIGIIGSIGHPTT, encoded by the coding sequence ATGGGTCCAATGTCGTACCTGCTTCGCGTAACCATCGACGACCGCCCCGGTAGCCTCGGCCAGCTCGCCATGGCCCTCGGCGGCGTGGGGGCCGACATCATCTCGCTGGAGGTCGTCGAGCGCGGCAGCGGCTGGGCCGTCGACGACATCGTCGTCGAGCTGCCGATCGGCGCGCTCCCGGACACCCTGATCACCGCCGCCGCCCAGTCCGGCGCCCACGTCGACTCGGTGCGCCCCTACGCCGGGGTGCTCGACACCCACCGGGAACTCGAGCTCGTCGACCACGTGGCGACCGCCCGCGGCAACCGCCTGCAGACCCTCGTCGACGACGCCCCGGCCGTGCTGCGCGCCTCGTGGGCCAGCGTCGTCGCCCGCACCGACTCGGGTACCACGCTCACCGTTTGCGGCAGTTCGGGGACGCCGGAGACCCCTCTGGCCGCCGCCGAATGGCTGCCACTCTCCGCGGCCGCCGTCGTCGACCCCGGTGAGAACGGCATCCCGCAGTCGTGGCGCGACTCCGACACCCGGCTCGTCGCGGCGCCCCTCGACGGGACCAACCGCGCCCTGCTGCTCGGCCGCGTCGGCGGCCCCGACTTCCGCCCCGCCGAGGTGGCCCGCCTGGGCTACCTGATCGGGATCATCGGGAGCATCGGCCACCCGACAACCTGA
- a CDS encoding MmcQ/YjbR family DNA-binding protein translates to MPHPIMFSDDDPFLARIREMALAFPTATEQVAHGRPTFRCPKMFGMYGGGEKNIEKGVPGRRFDQSILFVADPAEREALLADERFFLPAYVGAFGWVGLILDDDTDWTEVGELLDASFREVAPKRTIAELDAHNRHDP, encoded by the coding sequence GTGCCCCACCCGATCATGTTCTCCGACGACGACCCATTCCTGGCGCGCATCCGGGAGATGGCGCTGGCCTTCCCCACCGCCACCGAGCAGGTCGCGCACGGCCGCCCCACCTTTCGCTGCCCCAAAATGTTCGGCATGTACGGCGGCGGCGAGAAGAACATCGAGAAGGGCGTGCCCGGTCGACGGTTCGACCAGTCCATCCTCTTCGTCGCCGATCCCGCCGAGCGCGAGGCCCTGCTCGCCGACGAGCGGTTCTTCCTGCCTGCTTACGTCGGTGCTTTCGGCTGGGTCGGTTTGATCCTCGATGACGACACCGACTGGACCGAGGTGGGCGAACTCCTCGACGCCTCCTTCCGCGAGGTGGCACCGAAGCGCACCATCGCCGAGCTCGACGCCCACAATCGGCATGATCCGTGA
- the gatB gene encoding Asp-tRNA(Asn)/Glu-tRNA(Gln) amidotransferase subunit GatB: MTAPATELMEFDDVIAEYDPVLGMEVHVELGTATKMFCGCPTAFGAEPNTQVCPVCIGLPGSLPVANAAAIESAIRIGLALNCSIRPSSVFARKNYFYPDQPKNYQISQYDEPIAFDGYLDVQLADGTTWRVDIERAHMEEDTGKSLHIGGTGRIHGASHSLLDYNRAGVPLVEIVTRPITGAGERAPEVARAYVTALRDLLKALEVSDVRMDQGSLRCDANVSLMPKDAAEFGTRTETKNVNSLKSVEIAVRYEMCRQGAVLREGGEVIQETRHFHEGDGSTSAGRRKETAEDYRYFPEPDLPPVSPDAAWIEQLRTTLPELPWVRRARIQQEWGVSDEVMRDLVNVGAVDLIIATADAGASPEAARSWWVSFLAQQANSRSIELAELPITPPQVARVVALVDEGKLTNKLAQQVVVGVLDGEGEPDEVVAARGLEVVRDDSALQTAVDEALAANPDIVEKIRGGKVAAAGKIVGDVMKATRGQADPARVKELVLAACQ, encoded by the coding sequence ATGACTGCGCCTGCGACCGAGCTGATGGAGTTCGACGACGTCATCGCCGAATACGACCCGGTACTGGGGATGGAGGTGCACGTCGAACTCGGCACCGCGACGAAGATGTTCTGCGGCTGCCCGACGGCCTTCGGGGCCGAACCGAACACGCAGGTGTGCCCCGTCTGCATCGGCCTGCCCGGCTCGCTGCCGGTGGCGAATGCGGCGGCGATCGAGTCGGCCATCCGGATCGGGTTGGCGCTCAACTGTTCCATCCGCCCGTCGAGCGTGTTCGCGCGGAAGAACTACTTCTACCCCGACCAGCCGAAGAACTACCAGATCAGCCAGTACGACGAGCCGATCGCCTTCGACGGCTACCTCGACGTGCAGCTCGCCGACGGGACCACCTGGCGGGTCGACATCGAGCGCGCCCACATGGAGGAGGACACCGGCAAGTCGCTGCACATCGGCGGGACCGGGCGTATCCACGGTGCCAGCCATTCGCTGCTCGACTACAACCGTGCCGGCGTGCCGCTGGTCGAGATCGTCACCCGGCCGATCACCGGTGCGGGGGAGCGGGCGCCGGAGGTGGCGCGCGCCTACGTGACCGCCCTGCGCGACCTGCTCAAGGCGCTCGAGGTGTCCGACGTGCGCATGGACCAGGGTTCACTGCGCTGCGACGCCAATGTCTCGCTGATGCCCAAGGACGCGGCCGAGTTCGGCACGCGCACCGAGACGAAGAACGTGAACTCCCTCAAAAGCGTCGAGATCGCGGTCCGCTACGAGATGTGCCGCCAGGGTGCCGTTCTGCGCGAGGGCGGCGAGGTCATCCAGGAGACCCGACACTTCCACGAAGGCGACGGTTCCACCTCGGCGGGGCGCCGCAAGGAGACGGCCGAGGACTACCGGTACTTCCCCGAGCCCGACCTGCCCCCGGTGAGCCCGGACGCGGCATGGATCGAACAGTTGCGCACGACGCTGCCCGAGCTGCCGTGGGTGCGCCGCGCGCGGATTCAGCAGGAGTGGGGGGTGTCCGACGAGGTCATGCGCGACCTGGTCAACGTGGGCGCGGTGGACCTCATCATCGCCACCGCCGACGCGGGCGCCTCGCCCGAGGCCGCGCGCAGCTGGTGGGTTTCCTTCCTCGCCCAGCAGGCCAACAGCCGCTCGATCGAGCTCGCCGAACTGCCGATCACCCCGCCGCAGGTGGCCCGGGTCGTCGCACTCGTCGACGAGGGCAAGCTCACCAACAAGTTGGCCCAGCAGGTCGTCGTCGGCGTGCTCGACGGCGAGGGGGAGCCCGACGAGGTCGTCGCGGCCCGCGGGCTGGAGGTCGTGCGCGACGACTCGGCGCTGCAGACCGCCGTCGACGAGGCACTCGCGGCCAACCCGGACATCGTGGAGAAGATCCGCGGCGGCAAGGTGGCCGCGGCGGGCAAGATCGTCGGCGACGTCATGAAGGCCACCCGCGGGCAGGCCGATCCCGCCCGGGTCAAAGAACTCGTGCTGGCCGCCTGCCAGTAG
- a CDS encoding ATP-dependent 6-phosphofructokinase, whose protein sequence is MARYGILTSGGDCPGLNAVIRGIVLDSDSGHADFDYVGFRDGFWGLVYGETITLDRQAVRGISKEGGTILGTSRFGPYTEPDGGPENIKKTLERIGVDGVIAIGGDGTMAAAARLFGDGIPTVGVPKTIDNDLAATDYTFGFNTAVEIATEAVDRLRTTGNSHKRCMVLEVMGRHAGWIALYSGMAGGAHAILIPESPESLDQVCDWVTSVRDRGRAPMVVVAEGFTFPDMEEAHSHKGLDGFNRPRLGGIGEILAPLIEEKTGIETRATVLGHIQRGGVPSAWDRVLGTRFGFGVPELIADGGWGQMLALRGTDIVRVPFAEAVGHTKNVPLDLYGEARAAFG, encoded by the coding sequence ATGGCCCGTTACGGCATCCTGACGTCCGGGGGCGACTGTCCCGGCCTGAACGCGGTCATCCGCGGCATCGTGTTGGACAGCGACTCCGGTCACGCTGATTTCGACTACGTCGGGTTCCGCGACGGCTTTTGGGGGCTGGTCTACGGCGAGACCATCACGCTGGACCGCCAGGCGGTCCGCGGTATCTCGAAGGAGGGTGGCACGATCCTGGGCACCAGCCGGTTCGGGCCGTACACCGAGCCCGACGGCGGGCCGGAGAACATCAAGAAGACCCTCGAGCGCATCGGCGTCGACGGTGTCATCGCGATCGGCGGCGACGGGACGATGGCGGCCGCGGCGCGCCTCTTCGGCGACGGCATCCCCACCGTCGGCGTGCCCAAGACCATCGACAACGACCTCGCCGCCACCGACTACACCTTCGGCTTCAACACCGCCGTCGAGATCGCGACCGAGGCCGTCGACCGGCTGCGCACCACCGGCAACTCGCACAAGCGCTGCATGGTGCTCGAGGTGATGGGGCGCCATGCCGGGTGGATCGCGCTCTACTCCGGGATGGCCGGCGGGGCACACGCCATCCTGATCCCCGAGTCCCCGGAGTCGCTGGACCAGGTGTGTGACTGGGTGACCAGCGTCCGCGACCGCGGCCGTGCGCCGATGGTCGTGGTGGCCGAGGGGTTCACCTTCCCGGACATGGAGGAGGCGCACTCGCACAAGGGACTCGACGGATTCAACCGGCCGAGGCTGGGCGGGATCGGGGAGATCCTCGCTCCGCTCATCGAGGAGAAGACCGGGATCGAGACCCGTGCGACGGTGCTCGGCCACATCCAGCGCGGTGGCGTGCCGAGCGCCTGGGACCGGGTGCTGGGCACCCGCTTCGGCTTCGGTGTCCCCGAACTGATCGCCGACGGTGGTTGGGGGCAGATGCTCGCGCTGCGGGGGACCGACATCGTCCGGGTGCCCTTCGCCGAGGCGGTCGGCCACACGAAGAACGTCCCGTTGGACCTCTACGGCGAGGCTCGGGCAGCCTTCGGCTGA
- the gatC gene encoding Asp-tRNA(Asn)/Glu-tRNA(Gln) amidotransferase subunit GatC: MAAISRDEVAHLARLSRLALTDDELDHYATQLDSILTHVASITDVAADDVPPTAHPAQLDNVLRDDVVTPGLTRDEALSGAPAVEQDRFAVPQILGEE; the protein is encoded by the coding sequence TTGGCTGCCATCTCCCGTGACGAGGTCGCGCACTTGGCGCGGCTGTCGCGGCTCGCGCTGACCGACGACGAGCTCGACCACTATGCGACCCAGTTGGATTCGATCCTGACCCACGTCGCATCGATCACCGACGTCGCCGCCGACGACGTGCCGCCGACCGCGCACCCGGCGCAGTTGGACAACGTGCTGCGCGACGACGTGGTGACCCCCGGGTTGACCCGTGACGAGGCGCTGTCGGGCGCCCCGGCAGTCGAGCAGGACCGGTTCGCCGTTCCGCAGATCTTGGGGGAAGAGTAA
- a CDS encoding IS481 family transposase — translation MTHANAPLTPEGRRRLASLVVDQGWSLRRAAERFQCSPATAKRWADRYRAGQVLTDRSSRPTRSPARLPRRTERRIINLRCTRRWGPHRIAYHLGIPRSTVGRVLDRYQMPLLANIDQATGLPVRRPKPKRYEVGRPGQLVHVDIKKQGRIPDGGGWRVHGRGSAADRTAGVARDRAARSGAPGSRGYRYLHHAVDDHSRVAYSEILDDERKETAAGFWRRANAFFAEHGVRVTAVMTDNGSCYRSTMFAEALADAGIKHKKTKPYRPQTNGKVERFNRTLAAEWAYAKPYASEAEREAAYTAWLHHYNHHRPHTGIGGQVPSDRVHNLTGKYT, via the coding sequence GTGACTCACGCTAACGCACCTTTGACGCCCGAGGGGCGTCGACGTCTTGCTTCACTCGTGGTGGACCAGGGCTGGTCACTGCGGCGCGCTGCCGAACGGTTCCAGTGTTCACCGGCCACAGCCAAGCGGTGGGCCGACCGCTACCGCGCCGGCCAGGTGCTGACCGACCGCAGTTCCCGGCCCACACGTTCACCGGCCCGGCTGCCCCGCCGCACCGAGCGCCGGATCATCAACCTGCGCTGCACCCGCCGGTGGGGCCCGCATCGGATCGCCTATCACCTGGGTATCCCGCGTTCGACGGTCGGCCGGGTCCTCGACCGCTATCAGATGCCGCTGCTGGCCAATATCGACCAGGCCACCGGACTGCCGGTACGCAGACCGAAACCGAAACGGTACGAGGTCGGCCGGCCCGGCCAGCTCGTGCACGTCGACATCAAGAAACAAGGCCGAATCCCCGACGGCGGCGGCTGGCGTGTGCATGGTCGCGGATCAGCCGCCGACCGTACCGCCGGTGTGGCCCGCGACCGGGCAGCACGCTCGGGAGCACCGGGCTCGCGTGGTTACCGCTACCTGCACCACGCCGTCGATGACCACTCCCGGGTGGCGTACTCGGAGATCCTTGATGACGAACGCAAGGAGACCGCGGCCGGCTTCTGGCGGCGGGCGAACGCGTTCTTCGCCGAGCACGGTGTGAGGGTGACCGCAGTGATGACCGACAACGGCTCCTGCTACCGCTCAACGATGTTCGCCGAAGCACTGGCCGACGCCGGGATCAAACACAAGAAGACCAAGCCCTACCGGCCACAGACGAACGGGAAGGTCGAACGCTTCAACCGGACCCTGGCCGCCGAATGGGCCTACGCGAAACCCTATGCCAGCGAAGCCGAACGAGAAGCCGCCTACACCGCATGGCTCCACCACTACAATCACCACCGACCCCACACCGGGATCGGCGGCCAAGTCCCCTCAGACCGCGTACACAACCTCACGGGGAAGTACACCTAG
- a CDS encoding LLM class F420-dependent oxidoreductase — protein MTVKLGKLGIWRHHSQVDGDFAAKAEELGYSAIWLGGSPGGDLAVVDELLAATRSLVVATGIVNIWTDGPGGIAAAHHRITDRFDNRFLLGVGAGHREATAEYRKPFEALVDYLDGLAEHGVPAEETVLAALGPKVLALAAGRTAGAHPYLTTPAHTKEARSLVGDALLVPDQKVVLDTDSERARALARKGNDFYLGLTNYRANLKRLGFTDADLDDGGTDRLWDALVPHGDGDVVAAAVQAHLTAGADQVAVQVVGRDPWPALTAIAQRLA, from the coding sequence ATGACGGTGAAACTCGGCAAACTCGGAATTTGGCGGCACCATTCGCAGGTCGACGGCGACTTCGCGGCCAAGGCGGAGGAGCTCGGCTACTCGGCGATCTGGCTGGGCGGGTCGCCGGGCGGGGACCTGGCGGTGGTCGACGAATTGCTGGCAGCGACCCGGTCGCTGGTGGTGGCCACGGGCATCGTGAACATCTGGACCGACGGCCCGGGCGGGATCGCCGCCGCGCACCACCGGATCACCGACCGGTTCGACAACCGTTTCCTGCTCGGCGTCGGCGCGGGACACCGCGAGGCGACCGCGGAGTACCGCAAGCCCTTCGAGGCCCTGGTCGACTATCTCGACGGTTTGGCCGAGCACGGCGTTCCCGCGGAGGAAACGGTGCTGGCCGCACTCGGGCCGAAGGTGCTGGCGCTGGCCGCTGGGCGCACCGCCGGCGCGCACCCGTACCTGACCACTCCGGCGCACACGAAGGAAGCCCGCTCGCTGGTCGGAGACGCACTACTCGTCCCCGACCAGAAGGTGGTGCTCGACACCGACTCCGAGCGCGCGCGGGCCCTGGCCCGCAAGGGCAACGACTTCTACCTCGGGTTGACCAACTACCGGGCGAATCTGAAGCGGCTCGGCTTCACCGATGCCGACCTGGATGACGGTGGCACCGACCGGCTGTGGGATGCGCTGGTGCCGCACGGCGACGGAGACGTCGTCGCGGCGGCGGTGCAAGCCCATCTGACGGCCGGCGCCGACCAGGTGGCGGTGCAGGTGGTCGGGCGCGATCCGTGGCCGGCGTTGACGGCGATCGCGCAACGCCTGGCGTAG
- the gatA gene encoding Asp-tRNA(Asn)/Glu-tRNA(Gln) amidotransferase subunit GatA translates to MAQQYTAADGEILNATAARLGEQIAAREVSSVEVTRAFLDRIAAVDDTIGAYLHVGADAAIAAAERADAAVAAGEAASPLTGVPIALKDVFTTVDAPTTCGSKILEGWVPPYDAAVTEKLRAAGLPILGKTNMDEFAMGSSTENSAYQVTRNPWDTDRIPGGSGGGSAAALASLSAPLAIGTDTGGSIRQPAAVTATVGVKPTYGTVSRYGLVACASSLDQGGPCGRTVLDTALLHEVIAGHDPRDSTSIDAPVGDLVAAAKTGAAGDLSGVRIGVVKELSGEGYQPGVLASFEAAVKELTDRGATVVEVTCPHFTYALGAYYLILPSEVSSNLARFDAMRYGLRVGDDGSHSADEVMALTREAGFGPEVKRRIMIGTYALSAGYYDAYYGQAQKVRTLIARDFAAAFETVDVLVSPVTPTTAFKLGEKVDDPLAMYLFDLCTLPVNLAGVAAMSVPSGLSDGLPVGLQIMAPALADDRLYRVGAAYEAARGPIAP, encoded by the coding sequence GTGGCCCAGCAGTACACCGCCGCCGACGGCGAGATCCTGAACGCGACCGCTGCCCGGCTCGGCGAGCAGATCGCCGCCCGCGAGGTCTCCTCCGTCGAGGTGACACGCGCCTTCTTGGACCGGATCGCCGCGGTCGACGACACGATCGGTGCCTACCTGCACGTCGGCGCCGATGCGGCGATCGCCGCCGCGGAGCGGGCCGACGCCGCGGTGGCCGCCGGGGAGGCGGCGTCTCCGCTGACCGGTGTGCCGATCGCGCTCAAGGACGTGTTCACGACCGTCGACGCACCGACGACGTGTGGCTCGAAGATCCTCGAGGGTTGGGTGCCGCCGTATGACGCGGCGGTGACCGAGAAGCTGCGCGCCGCCGGTCTGCCGATCCTCGGCAAGACCAACATGGACGAGTTCGCCATGGGCAGCTCGACGGAGAACTCGGCCTACCAGGTCACCCGCAACCCGTGGGACACCGACCGGATCCCCGGTGGTTCGGGTGGCGGCAGCGCGGCGGCGCTCGCGTCGCTCTCCGCGCCGCTGGCCATCGGTACCGACACCGGCGGCTCGATCCGCCAGCCCGCCGCGGTCACCGCGACCGTCGGGGTGAAGCCGACCTACGGCACCGTCTCGCGTTACGGCCTGGTGGCCTGCGCCTCGTCGCTGGACCAGGGCGGCCCGTGTGGTCGCACGGTGCTCGACACCGCGCTGCTGCACGAGGTCATCGCCGGGCACGACCCGCGCGACTCGACGTCGATCGACGCCCCCGTCGGCGACCTCGTCGCGGCGGCCAAGACCGGTGCGGCCGGCGACCTGTCCGGCGTGCGCATCGGCGTCGTCAAGGAGCTGTCCGGCGAGGGCTACCAGCCGGGGGTGCTCGCCTCTTTCGAGGCGGCGGTCAAGGAACTGACCGACCGCGGTGCGACCGTCGTCGAGGTCACCTGCCCGCACTTCACCTATGCGCTGGGTGCCTACTACCTGATCCTGCCGTCGGAGGTGTCGAGCAACCTCGCCCGGTTCGACGCGATGCGGTACGGCCTGCGCGTCGGCGACGACGGCAGCCACAGCGCCGACGAGGTGATGGCGTTGACCCGCGAGGCCGGATTCGGCCCGGAGGTCAAGCGCCGCATCATGATTGGCACCTACGCGCTCTCGGCGGGCTATTACGACGCTTATTACGGCCAGGCGCAGAAGGTGCGGACGTTGATCGCCCGCGACTTCGCGGCAGCCTTCGAGACCGTCGACGTCCTCGTCTCGCCGGTCACCCCCACCACGGCCTTCAAGCTGGGGGAGAAGGTCGACGACCCGCTGGCCATGTACCTGTTCGACCTGTGCACGCTGCCGGTGAACCTGGCCGGCGTGGCCGCGATGTCGGTGCCGTCGGGGCTGTCCGACGGTCTTCCGGTGGGCCTGCAGATCATGGCTCCCGCGCTCGCCGACGACCGGCTCTACCGGGTCGGCGCCGCCTACGAGGCGGCGCGCGGGCCGATCGCGCCCTAG